In Desulfonatronum thiodismutans, the genomic window ACGGAGCCCCGCGTTCCCAGGTATTGCGTTCCCGGCGCTGCTCCAGGGGCAGTCTTCGGGACGGGTTGCGAGTCCGGCGGTTTTCGATGTCGCGCCGACTCGGATCCAGTTGCTGATTTTTCGCCGGTAGACGCTCGACGGTTTCCTTCGGCAGACATCTCGGCGAGATGAAAAGTGACATGCTGAACCACGTCATTGGAGTCGAAATGCAGCAGGTATCCGCGCGAATGCCATCCGCGGGGCTCCGCTTCAGTGAGGGATTTCATGTTCATGGCGGGCTCGCGAGACGTGCTTCCTCGAATCAATTTTCTCTGGAAAAAGCACAAGGCATGACCCGTGTCAACGTACTGGGCGGACAGGGAGGGTATGGCGCGCTCGCGTCCTAGTCATTGCCAGCATCGGTCAATACGACTATTCTTGCGAACTCGTTTCCGTGCTTGAGCCGTGTAACGTCCCGTCATCTTAGCTCCTTGCCCGTTATGTTTCAGGAGGTTCCCGCTTATGGAAGTCGCCACCGTACTTGATCAGGTCGCCAATCTACAGATCCTGAACCAGTTCCTGTTGTCCTTGTTTTTACTCATCCCCATGGTTCTGGTGGCCAGGACGGCCGTGGCCGGAACGCGGTATTCGCCGATTCTGATCATCGTCATTTTCGGTCTGACCATGGGCTACGTCCTGGTGGCCAGCGGAGTTTCCACTCCAGGGCTGCCCCAGTTCTCGCTGATCGATCTGATCAGCAGGGCGACCATCGTGGCTCTGACCGTCTCCTTTTTCGTGGGCGGCCAGGAGCTGCGCAAGATTCTGGGCGGCATCGAGCTGGATCCGGACGACATGGTGACTCCGTCCAAGGAAGAAACCTTCGTGGGAACGGGGCGGACGCAATTGATCTTTATTGTCCGGGCCTTTTTTCTGCTCATCGGGATCGAGGCCTTGTACCGGCTGACACTTGGCCTGAGTTTTTCGGACCTGAGCCGGTTCTATCCGCTGATCGCCTACCTTGGCTTGGTGGGCGCGGTGATCATGATCGACCATAAGGCCCAGGTTGCCAACAAGCGACTGTACATCAAGATGGGCATCGTGGAAATGGTGGCTATTCTCGGTATTCTTTTGGGATCCTACACCATTGCCATGTGGATCAAGCCGATCATCGCCCTGCCGCAGATCTTCTTCGCCATGATCATTTCCGCCGGGCTGGGGGCGTTGATGTACCGCTGGCGGTTCGGGCCGACGATCCGGGCCTTGCTCTTCGCCGGCATTCCCGTGGTCTTGGCGGCCAACTTCATGATCGGCGGGTCGCGGATCACCGAAGCTTTCGCCATCACCGGAATGAACGCCGTGCTGGCCTACGGCTTTTTCGGCCAGATGTTCTGGATGTTCGGCGGCATCGCTTTGTTGATGCTTTTCGGCAAGACCGAGCACGCCCGGAACCTGGCGCCGGGCATGGCCGGGGCGTTGTCCCACTCCGGGCTGACCGGGGCCTGCACGGCCGGAGACCTGGGCAAAACAGCGGCCTATCGGGCGCCGATCATGATCAACGTTCCGTTTTTCGGACACATCTTTGTCTTTTCCGTCCTGGCCATGAGCGCCCAGCAGGGCAGCCTGATGATGTGGCCCTCCCTGTTGATCGTCCTGGCCGGAGTGATCTTGACCGTCTTCTCCCTGAAGACCATGAGCAAGGCCGACGGCAAGGACGCCAACGAGGTCAAGGGACTGATGCAGTTTTCCTTCGGCTGGCAATTGTGCGCGGTGTTCGGAGGATTCGTGCTGCTCAGCGTTGTCGGCATGCCCTTGGGCTTTACGGCCATGTCCGTCTCCTCGGGGATTTCCCACTTCGGACTTTTCGCCGCCACCCAGGGCGGAATGTTCGGTGAAGAGGCGTCTCTGCTGATTCCCTTCATCTTCTCCATGCCGTTTTTGGTCCACCCCCTGGTCTTTTTCATGTTCGGTCGGGCCATGGAAAGCGACGGCCAAATGCCCCGCGTCCCGGTCTTCATCCTGGCGGGCATTGGGCTGTTGGGCGTGCTCTACTCCATGATCGCCGTGTAGCAGTCCGTTGAAAAACTCCCAATTGCCGCGTCGCCGCAAAAAGTTCAAACTCTCACGTATGAAGAAATACGCTTCGATCTTGAACTTTTTTTGCTCCTTGCACTTGGGGTTTTTGAACGGACTGCCGGATTTCGAACCCAGGACCGGGAACCGCTGAACCGTTGAACCCACTCGCCACCATGTCCGACCATCGCGTAACCAAGTTCGCCATTCCGGAAATCATCTTCGGCCAGGGCAGCATCGGCTATCTGGCTCAATGCTCGCGCCGACTGGGGGCGAAGCGGGCTTTGTTGGTTACGGACCAGGGGCTGATCGATTCCGGGTGGGCTGGGCACGTGATGGATATTCTGCGGGGCGATGGGTTGGACTTTCTCCTCTTCGACAAGGTCAACTCCAATCCCCGGGACTATCAGGTCCATGAAGGCGCGGACCTGTACACCCTGGAAAAGGCGGACGTGATCATCGCCCTGGGCGGGGGCAGTCCCATGGACACGGCCAAGGGCGTGGGGACCATCGTAGGCAACGGCGGGCGGATCGCGGACTATGAGGGAGCGAACCGGATCATGCGGCCCCTGCCGCCGATGATTTTCATCCCCACCAACGCCGGCAGCGGTTCGGATATTTCCCAATTCTGCATCATCACGGACGTGGAGCGGCAGGTGAAGATGTCCATCATCAGCCGGTCCCTGGTACCCAACGTCTCCATCATCGACCCGAATTTGCTGATGACCAAGGGCAATCAACTGGTCGTTTCATCGGCCATCGACGCCCTGGCCCATGCCATCGAATCCTTCGTCTCGCCCCTGGCTTCGCCCTTCACGGAAAACCAAGCCTTAAAAGCCATCGAATTGATCGCCAAGAACCTTCAACCAGCCCTGGAAAACCGCACGCCGCAAGTCATGGAGCAGCTCTCCATCGCCAGCACCGCCGCGGGGATGTCCTTCAGCAACGCCGGGTTGGGCATCGGCCACGCCCTGGCGCACTCTCTGGGCGGAATCTTCGACACTTTGCACGGCTTGGTGCATCCCATCGTGCTGCCGGCGGTGATGCGCTACAATCTTCCGGCCTGTCCGGAAAAGATGTGCACCATCGGGCGGATCATTCAAGGAGGGGTGGAAAGTTGCTCTCCGAGCCAGGGAGAGGAAGGCATCTCCCAATTGGAGGAGCTTTTTGCCCGGCTGGACGTGCCGCACCGGATGAGGGACATCGTGCCCGATGCCTCCAAGCTGGAGCAAATCTGCCGAATGGCCGTGCACGACGCCTGCATGTTGACCAACCCCCGCAAGGCCGACTGGGAGGACCTCTTGGCCATTTGCAGGGAGGCATGGTGATGGTCCAACCTACGGACCTGCAGGACCTGATCGGCATCGAGCACAGCAAGCTCGGCTTTTTTCAGGAACTGCGCCAGAAGGTGGAGGAACTCAAGGAGTCCAACAAGCGTTCCGAGGAGCAGCGCCGAGAAATCGCGGCGATTCTGGACGGGATCACGGACGTGATGATGGTCTTGTCCGAGAACCTTCGGATCATCTCGGTCAATCACGTTTTTCGGCACTTGTTTGATGATCCCCATCCCGAGGGAAAGTTCTGCTACGAACTCTTTCGCCATGAGGATCACCCCTGCCCGGAATGTCCGGCGTTTCGTTCCCTGGCCACCAACTCCGTCTGCCGGGACACGGCAATCTTCAAACTCAAGGGCCGCAATCTGCAATTCGAGATGGTCGCTTCGCCG contains:
- a CDS encoding iron-containing alcohol dehydrogenase, whose translation is MSDHRVTKFAIPEIIFGQGSIGYLAQCSRRLGAKRALLVTDQGLIDSGWAGHVMDILRGDGLDFLLFDKVNSNPRDYQVHEGADLYTLEKADVIIALGGGSPMDTAKGVGTIVGNGGRIADYEGANRIMRPLPPMIFIPTNAGSGSDISQFCIITDVERQVKMSIISRSLVPNVSIIDPNLLMTKGNQLVVSSAIDALAHAIESFVSPLASPFTENQALKAIELIAKNLQPALENRTPQVMEQLSIASTAAGMSFSNAGLGIGHALAHSLGGIFDTLHGLVHPIVLPAVMRYNLPACPEKMCTIGRIIQGGVESCSPSQGEEGISQLEELFARLDVPHRMRDIVPDASKLEQICRMAVHDACMLTNPRKADWEDLLAICREAW